Part of the Pseudomonas sp. P8_241 genome is shown below.
GGTGTTGTTGGCCGGTTTGCCCGCCGATGATTTGCTCGGCCGCCTGCCCGACGCTCACGGTTGGTGCTGGCATGCCGGCGATCAGGCCGCCCTGGACGGGCGCTTTGCCGAACGCAGCCATTTTGGTGTGAACGCCCCTGAACGCGAATTTGATAGCGCCGTGGTGTTTCTACCCAAGTCCAAGGATCTGACGGACTACATCCTCAATGCCCTCGCCTCGCGCCTGGCCGGCCGCGAGCTCTACCTGGTCGGTGAGAAAAAAAGCGGCATCGAAGGCGCTGCCAAGCAACTCAATCCGTTCGGCAAGCCGCGCAAGCTCGACAGCGCACGGCATTGCCAGCTGTGGTTAGTCTCTGTGGCTAACGCGCCTGAAGCCAAACCGCTGGAAAGCCTGGCCCAGACCTATGAATTACCGCTGGCCGAAGGTCCGTTGAAAGTCATCAGCCTGCCAGGTGTTTTCAGTCACGGTCGCCTGGATCGCGGCAGCGCTTTGCTGCTGGAACACCTGGACAAACTGCCCAGTGGCCACTTGCTCGACTTCGGTTGCGGCGCGGGCGTTCTAGGCGCCGCCGTAAAGCGTCGATACCCACACAATCAGGTCACTTTGCTCGACGTCGACGCATTTGCCGCCGCCAGCAGCCGCCTGACGCTGGCCGCCAACGGCCTGGAAGCGGACGTGATTACCGGCGACGGCATCGATGCCGCGCCCATGGGTTTGAGCGCCATTCTGAGCAACCCGCCGTTCCATGTCGGCGTCCACACCGATTATTTCGCTACCGAAAATTTGCTGCGAAAAGCAGCCAAACATCTGAAAAACGGTGGCGAACTACGTTTGGTAGCCAATAGCTTCCTGAAGTACCAACCGTTGATAGAAGAGCATCTCGGTGTTTGCGCAATCAAGGCCGAAGGTCAAGGATTCCGGATATACCGGGCCAAGCGCGGATAGACCCTCTTTTGAAAAAGAAGGCTTGCCGAATGGGTTTTGCAAAGGCAGAATCCGCTCCGTCCTAGGGGAGTAGTCTCCCACGAGCGCCATGCTCGTCCGGCATACGTCAACATACTTGGTCCTCAGACCATGGCGTATGCGACCCAAGCGACCGCATCAGACGGTTCGCAGGGTTTGACAAGACCTATGACACGCACACCTTACCCGGGGCGGGAAGGCTGTACGTGTCATAGCCGTGTCGACCCGCCCCTTAGGAAAACCCCTGATGCTGGATTCACTACTCGTACCCACCGCAATCGTTGCCTTGGCCGAAATCGGCGACAAGACGCAACTGCTCGCGCTCATTCTTGCTGCCCGCTTCCGCAAGCCCTGGCCGATCATCGCCGGCATCGTCGCCGCAACGCTGGCCAACCACGCGGCAGCCGGTGCGGTCGGCGCGTGGGTCGGCGGTTTCTTCTCCGATACGATGCTGCACTGGATCCTGGCTGTGAGCTTCGCCGCCACTGCGCTGTGGACTCTGGTACCGGACAAGATGGATGACGACGAAGCCAGCACCGCGCGCAAGTTCGGGCCATTCCTGACCACCCTGATTGCCTTCTTTCTCGCGGAAATCGGCGACAAGACCCAGATCGCGACCGTGATGCTGGCCGCACAGTACCCGGAACTGTGGCTAGTGATCATCGGCACCACCCTTGGCATGCTGATCGCCAACGTACCGGTGGTACTGGCAGGTAATTTTGCCGCAGACAAACTGCCCCTGACGCTGATCCGTCGACTGGCGGCGTCGGCGTTCTTCATTCTGGCGATTGTGGCGGTGTACAAGGCGATGCAGAGCAGTGGGTGGGTTTGACGGTTTAGGTCGATAGACCGGGGTTATCGTTCATCGCGAGCAGGCTCGCCCACAGGAGCCCGCTCGCGATGAAGCCAACAGCCTCACCGCAA
Proteins encoded:
- a CDS encoding class I SAM-dependent methyltransferase, translating into MDPRSEVLLRQADLFQGSVLLAGLPADDLLGRLPDAHGWCWHAGDQAALDGRFAERSHFGVNAPEREFDSAVVFLPKSKDLTDYILNALASRLAGRELYLVGEKKSGIEGAAKQLNPFGKPRKLDSARHCQLWLVSVANAPEAKPLESLAQTYELPLAEGPLKVISLPGVFSHGRLDRGSALLLEHLDKLPSGHLLDFGCGAGVLGAAVKRRYPHNQVTLLDVDAFAAASSRLTLAANGLEADVITGDGIDAAPMGLSAILSNPPFHVGVHTDYFATENLLRKAAKHLKNGGELRLVANSFLKYQPLIEEHLGVCAIKAEGQGFRIYRAKRG
- a CDS encoding TMEM165/GDT1 family protein — encoded protein: MLDSLLVPTAIVALAEIGDKTQLLALILAARFRKPWPIIAGIVAATLANHAAAGAVGAWVGGFFSDTMLHWILAVSFAATALWTLVPDKMDDDEASTARKFGPFLTTLIAFFLAEIGDKTQIATVMLAAQYPELWLVIIGTTLGMLIANVPVVLAGNFAADKLPLTLIRRLAASAFFILAIVAVYKAMQSSGWV